The following is a genomic window from Sinorhizobium fredii NGR234.
TTCAGGTCGAAGGAAATGGCCTCGTTGGCCCTGAGCGGGCCGAAACGCTTGCTGATGCGGGAAAGGCGAAGGGCCGGATTGCTGGACACGTCGGTGACCGGAAGTGGCGTTGCAGGGAGGCTTCCTTTCCCGTCCGGGGAGAGAATGGGCGCAGCCGGTGAAGGATAGTCCCTCGTCCGGCACTGCCGCCCACCTTTCCCATGAACGGGAGGGAAGGCGGGCTAGCTCGACTTCGGTTCGGCGTCGTTGATCTCGACGGTGAACGAGCCGCCCTTGATCATCTTTTCCTTCTCGGCGACCTTGGCCTTGATGTCGTCCGGAACCTTGCCGTCGAAGGTGCCGAGAGGCGCTAGCGAGCAGCCGCCGTTCTTCATGAAGGAATAGACGCCATAGTCGTCCGCCTTGAAAGTGCCGGCCTTCACTTCGGCGATCGCCTTGTCGAGCGTCGGTTCGAAATGCCACAGCGCGGAGGCGACAACGGTATCCGGATAGTCTGCCTGGGTATCGATGACATTGCCGATGGCCAGGATCTTCCTCTCCTTGGCGGCGTCGGACACACCGAAACGTTCGGCATACAGGAGGTCCGCGCCGCCATCGATCTGGGCGAATGCGGTCTCCTTGGCCTTGGGTGGATCGAACCACGAGCCGATGAAGGCGACCTGGAACTTGGTGTCCGGGGCGACTTCCTTCACGCCGGCCATGAATGCGTTCATCAGCCGGTTGACCTCAGGGATCGGATAGCCTCCAACCATGCCGATATTCTTGGACTTGGTCATCGCGCCGGCGATGAGGCCGGACAGGTAGGATGCGTCCTGGATATAGTTGTCGAAAACCGAGAAGTTCGGTACGGCGGCATCGGGCTTGAAGCTCGAGCCCATCAGGAAGGCGACGTCCGGATAGTCTTTGGCGACGGCGCGGGCGGCATCCTCGACGCCGAAGACCTCGCCCAGGACCAGCTTGTGACCGGCCTCGCAATATTCGCGCATGACGCGCTCGTAATCGTTGTTCGCGGTGTTTTCCGAATAGACATATTCGATGTCGCCGCGCTCCTTGGCAGCATTGGCCGCCTTGTGGATACGGCTGACCCACTGCTGCTCGACC
Proteins encoded in this region:
- a CDS encoding BMP family protein, with amino-acid sequence MHSDSFKFAISRRALIKTAGASALVAAAGLPSRLFAADPIKVAAIYTVPVEQQWVSRIHKAANAAKERGDIEYVYSENTANNDYERVMREYCEAGHKLVLGEVFGVEDAARAVAKDYPDVAFLMGSSFKPDAAVPNFSVFDNYIQDASYLSGLIAGAMTKSKNIGMVGGYPIPEVNRLMNAFMAGVKEVAPDTKFQVAFIGSWFDPPKAKETAFAQIDGGADLLYAERFGVSDAAKERKILAIGNVIDTQADYPDTVVASALWHFEPTLDKAIAEVKAGTFKADDYGVYSFMKNGGCSLAPLGTFDGKVPDDIKAKVAEKEKMIKGGSFTVEINDAEPKSS